In Apteryx mantelli isolate bAptMan1 chromosome 8, bAptMan1.hap1, whole genome shotgun sequence, the genomic window CTGGGGTAGGCTGCTAGCGGGATCAGGCACTGCCCGTTCCTCCCGCCTCCAGCTTCCCCCACGCCACCCAGCCCAGCCGAACTGCTGGTCCCAGCAACCAGGCGTGACATGCAGTGAGCTTTGCCTTCTCAGTCAGGACCAGAGCCTGCGGTCTGGGAGGCAGCCCGGGGTGCTGCCCCTCGGAGCGCTTCCTGGTTGTCTCCCTTGCAGGTGACCAATGGGACATTGCACAGTCcctattttctccttctcctgtggGTTGAAACCATGGAAAATGGGCTGGAGGAGGCATTTTGTCTCTCCATCTGCCCCCAGGAAAGGAGGAGCTGGCCTTTTACCTTCACAAAGCAACAAGGTCCAGAgcgaaaaaaaatctttctcctcttcctctcccctgccagcacacagacacacatgcatgAAAGCACTCTGGGCTGCAGTCTGGGctaggaaataaaagatggatCTCACCAAGCGGGGACCATGGGGACAGGAGAAGAGGGGTGCTTGGACCCGTGGACCACAGGGCTAGGCCGCTCCTGGTCTCTGAGCACCCTTCCCATCTCAGTGCCGCCCTCCTCCAggcatggccccaccagcccacCCTGCCCAGAGATGCCTGCTGGCCAGGAGCACTGCTGAATGCCACAAAGTCTTTCGGGTGATTAGTAAAATGATCCTCTTCGTGGTCACACTGTTGTACTGAAGGACAATTCTCTTTATTGCTCACAGGGACGATATATACAGAGGAATAGATTTGTTCCGAAATTAAAATGCTTGGTTCAGGGCCTTTGGCTGTCCAAAGGAGGGTGAAACATGGAGAAGAGAGCAGGTTTCAATCGGCAGCTCCCGGGAGGGTGGCtgggggcagacgggggcggagGGAGCCCCCTGCCCCGTTTGGTCCCTTACACAGAGCAGCCGGGTCCCCGGAAGAGTTAGTAATGAGAGGTGACAGTGGCAGTGTGTCAGTGAAGGGACaaccagccctggggctgctggggaTGCAGTCGGGTAGGGACGGCCATGACTCAGGACCAGGCTCTCCTGTGCCTGGAGCGGTGGAGGAGGATGGGTTTCTCCTGCCCTCTCTCTGCATTGGTCCCAGGGCTTTGGCTGCTTTCTTGGATGTCtggtccccttccctcccctgggTTAAGCAAGGATGGGAAGCCTGAAATGCCTCCAGGACTGGCACAGTCCTACACAACCAGCACAAAACTCCCATGATCGGCTCTGGGCCTGTGGCCATGTCTGGAGCAGGTCAGCAACCCCATGGCTCCCCAAGGATTGGGAAAGATCAGCCTGAGCTACAGGGTCTGGTGATCCCATGGCAGGAGAGGTCTCACTCTCGCAGAGACAGATCCCTGCATGGATACCAGCCTCTGAGGAGCCTTGCTAAGAGGCAGAACAGTACGAGCCATCCCGCACCTGGGACATGGAAAGGGAGAAGGTCGGAAAATGATGGTGACGTGGAGAGGTTGAGGCAGCAGTCAGGTATGGGGGAAGTCAGTGCAGAGGGTCCCTGTGAAAATGCCCATCATGACAGAGGGAAGCAAAGTGAAGGCTGGAGAGGAAGAACGAGGGCTGATCGCCAGGACGTGCTACATCGCGGTGGTGACCACCTTCTCCTCGGGCTCCAAGGTGTTCTCATAGGCGTGCTGGCTCTCTTTGGACCTGAATTGGGAGAGAAAAGCACAGGCAGTTAGTTCACTCAAGGGTTAGTCTGGACTCTGGCAACAAGAACAGCTTCTTCAAAGCTATTGCTGGGGCCCTGACCTTGCATGTGTTAGCCACGTACTGACTGACTTTGTGCTTGCAGCAGTCCCAGTGTAAGAAGTTAGGCAAGCATGAAGATCTCCACAGGATCTTAAAGGCTTCTCCTTCCCAAACTATTAAACCTGTAAAGGGAGAAGGCTGGGATAGAGGTAGGGATCCCTCTCTGAGGAGGACAACTAAGTTCAGGAGCACGTAGTGGAGATTAATTTATTCAGAGGACACTCAGCATCTGGACGGTAAGCTAGGGCCATGATTTGGTGGCTCTGATCTCCCCTGTTCAAAGGTGTGATGCAGCATAAAAAAACCACGGTGCAGCAGGTTACCAGGTGGTGGGTGGACCatggggctctgctgcagggaaggggagagacaaGTGAAGACTGGATACTTCCTCACTGCCTTTTCCTTTGCCCCTGCGGAGGATACAGGCCACAACAATCAGGTACGTGGGGTCTCTGATACCCAGAGTGGGAGGGAAGTCATGGCTCTGCATGCCCAGAGGGCcagagcagagccaggagccTCAGGGAGAAAGTCTTGAGCAAGGCCTTCACCTGAAGTCAGCTGCTGCTGTTAGGTATTTCCCTTCGTGGCCGTTGGACAGGACATCTTCCCGTTTGTCTCCGATGCTCACCACTGCCTCAACGCTTTCCctggagggggagaagaaagagccCTTTGGTAGGAATTGAGACAGAGCAATGGAAGAGCCTTGCTGACATGGGCAAGAAAAGAGCAGCTGATGCTCCTGGTGACACTGAGGAGGGAGGGCTTCTTAGACACCAGGACTCTCTTGGCTCATAGGGATCTTCAGCCAAACTTGTGATCCTGAACTCGCTGCCTGAGGCAGCAGCAGACTCCAATGCCTTCCCACCAGGACGTGGGAGAGGAAAGATCCCCTCGCTGCTGAGTTACACAGTGAGttttgcagctgctgctcttgTACTCTGAGGGCCAAGAGCCGCTGCTCACCCAGGCAGAAAGTTTTGGGGATGTTTTTGCCACAGGATGAAAGAAGGACTCCCCAGGGAGCCCGGCTGTGCACCCCAGTTCCATCTGAACCCAGTCGTGTGACTGCAGCTGGCACTCCCAGCACCAGCCTGGATTGGTGACAGTATTGCAGCACTCAGTAAGGCTCATTTGTCAATACTTGGGATTGTTTCTCCTGCTAACTGGTTTTTCCAGCTTTTGTCTATGTGGTCTGTTGCAAAACAGTCACCTACAGTCCAAACCGACACACACAACAATGCAGAGACTCTACCTTGGCGGGTACAGAAGGGGTGTGTCTGTGTCCGTGTGTATATCCGTGCAGGCAAAACTGAAGAGTTTCCATTTGGATCTAAGGCTGAATCCCTTTTAGAAGGAACTGCAAGGCAGGAACTGGATGTTCAACCTCAGCTGGAGCCAAGAAGCTCAGGCTGGAACGAGCCCATGAACCAAATGGCCCCAGAGGCGCAGAAGAATTTAGCTGTGGTGGGTGGATGCAGGTCCATTGTGTGTGCACATCACTGCCTTCTTTAGCGCTTGCTAAAGGGCAATTTCTGAGACTTTTTCAAGGAACAGAATGGCATAAACAGGCAGTGACTTAAGCTGATAACTGCTGTCAAAGTGACAGTGCAGAGCTGGCAGTGTGCCAGGCTGCTAAGCTTTGCGAGCGTCTCTTCTGAAGAGAGGCCAGATTAATTAAAACAAGCTGCCATCCCCCCAGGCCTCctcactggccttgcaggcagaGCCCAGTCCTGATGCTGGAGCCAGGGACACCTCTGTGCTCCTGGGAAGAGGCAGCCCAGCACGGGCGggcgagggcagagctgggagacaCCATCTCTGATTCCTGCTCCGTGGGTCAAGGTCTCCTCTGACTTGGTTTAAGGACAATGGTTTTTCTTTGGCAAACAAAGACTGCATTTTAGCTCAGTCTAGACTTTGCAGAACGTGTTCACAGATGCTAAAAACGGTTGCAAAtcaggagatatatatatatacacacacacacacatacatacatgggTAGATATATATTTGTTTGCACTGGAACTGAATGCCTCCCCTTAAATGTGTCTGGGCTGGAAGCTGACCTGATGAGCACAGAGATACATCTAGATCCCACTAGACCCTTCTCCTCATGTCTGGAGAGGTTGCAGAGCTGTGCAGATATAAGAAACCTCTAGCTGGCGCAAAGCCCAAAGTGCCAGTGCTGGAACATAGTGACAGGGAACAAGGTTATAGTCCATCTTCTGTCTTTCCCTTGACTTTGGGCTCAGATTCAAGATCAAGTTACTGCAGCTTAGCCAGTTACCATGGGTCAGCTGAAAGGAGGAGCAGTCTGTGTGCTCACTTAGCCTGCAGCGAATGAAGGGTAACTGGCCTTGCCCAGCCTTCTCCTGTGGGCTCTGCTCAGTCCGCTTAGCTTACCTGTGCCCCAGGCTCCAgagatctgctctggctctgctTTCATGTTTTTCTCCCAGCTCCTTTCATACATCTCTACAGACTTTGTCTGCTTTGCAATTCTTgctattttgggcttgttttCCCGTGGACACAAGGCACCTGGGAGCTACACCCTGATAAATTCCCCCTTTGGTTCACTGCGTGAATTCATCTGAGACACCAAGAAACCCATGGCAGATGCACAGGGCACAGGGAATAATTTCAAGGGAGCTGTCATCAATAAGCCATGAGAGTATCTACTTCTCATGAAGGGTTTTATTCTCCTCTGATATCTCATAGGGAATCAGCTCATGCTGCAGCCATAGTATAATTCAGTTAAAGACTCAGACCACCAGTCCCAAATTTTTAGGAAACCAGGCTCAGGCAAACACTTCTTTCTGCTAATCATCCCTCAGTTCCCTTTTCCCCGTGTTAGAGCCCAGAAGGGTCTTGACTACAAGTCAGACTTGCAACCTTTCAAGTTCAGACTTGAAACTTGGTCAAGAAAACAATTGGGTTCTTCGCAAGTGGGGTTAATGAGGCTGGATTACATGGACTGCTTCTGGAGGGCCTGCATGTCCCTGGTAATAAGGTGAgccctgccccagggtgcctctgctctcctctgagacctgAGCACCTCCAGGGCTCGCTTGCGGCACAGGTCTGCTCAGCAGCATCTTCTGTCTTGAAGCCATGTTCTTATGGGACAGATGAGCTGTACTTGAGCTAACCTTGGCAAAGACAACCTTGTCCTTCTTCTACAGCTCAGTGCAGCGCAGCCCCTTGCGCCCAGCATGGGCACAGCATAGGCATGGCCAGCCTGACCTCATCTGCACCTCCCCGTGCAGCCTGCTCTTAAATACCAGCATGTGCAATGTCCCTGCAAGGGGCCGCACGGTGCCAGAGCGCTGCCAGGGCAAGAAGTAACTGTGAACAGAGAGCAGGACAGGgagtcttttctctccatttttggcTCACTTTGTGCAATGATCACTGTGTTCCCAGCATTGGCACAGATCTAAGGGGCGATTAGAAGTGACCCGTGCAGAGATGCTGGGGCAGCGAGAGCTAAGCCATACCCAAATCCTGGGTGCCTGGAACTCCCAGCACTTACTCTTTCTCCTTACACCAGAACTTATTGACCACGAAAGCGATGGCCACCAGGACTAGAAACACAACCACTGCGATGACGCCTTGTGACCACGGCTGGAGGTTACCTCgggctgcagaagaaaaggataaCATGTATTAGAAATACATCCTTGCACTTCACCAGTTCAGCTTAGCTTCCTCATACCAGCTTCTGTGATGTTCAGCCAAGAGTTCAGTCCTGCAAAGACAAGCAGAGCACGTTGCTGTTAAACCAGTGTAGCCCTTAAGCGACggggctgcactggcagcagcactgGCGAGGGGAAACTGAGGGAAACCCCCAGACAGGCGGGAAGAACAGAAGAAATCAGAGGCTGAGGGGGAAGATTCCCAAAGACCACAGACATTTTAGCGTGGGCTCCTGTGAATAGCATGGCAAACCTTGATTGTCTTTATAATGTGAGCCTGAGCACAAATACCGCTGTGTGTAGCCAGGAGAAAATCTGAAGGACAGTTCTTAAACACCTGGAAATAAATATGCAAAGGAGGACAGAAAGCCTCTGTGTGTTAAATAGGAAAAATACCAGAATTACTAATGGATGAAGCTATGGACTTGATAAAACATAATAGTATTTGTCTAAagtggtgggggaaagaaggaagaggggtttcaACCAACTGTTTACTCTGAATCCCAAGGTCCCACAGACAATGTTCCTGGTTATTTTCCAAATACTGCCTGGTCAAATAAGGACCCTGAAATAATGACACTGTACAGGTTTTTTTTAGCCATGAAATCGCCAGGGGTGAGGGGTAGGGAACTGCAAGACAACCTTGCTGGTGAAACCAGTGCGTTGTTATTTGGGCCCTCACCAACCTTAGTCCCTCACATGGGACAACGCTGCCTTTACCTGACTTGTCGGTCAGGACATGAAGCTTTCTAGAGAAGGACCAGGAGGAAGCAAAACCCTGGCCAGACAGGACCTTATCACACACTGGCACTGCTAGTATACAATCACATGCCTGGCTTGGTTCAGTAAGTCTGTTTACAAGAACATCTGGAAAAGAgagttttgcttttctgtaaCCATGCCCAAGCAGTGATCTAGCCACATGAACACTTGCAGAGGTGCAGAAGGGTTGTGAGATGTACACCAGGATGCAGAAGAAACTCAAGGCCAGCAccaagagaagaggaaaatgttGGTCCCCATCCTTTGCTCAAACTGCTGGTTTAACACTTCTCTTGGGCTGTCGTACTCAGATATACTCACACCCATTCTTAAGTGTTGAAAAGAGAACTTATGAGAAGTTAAGAATGTGTAGATACGTCCCTTTAGGATTTGATTATCACTTTGTTCAGGTAAGGTTTTTCTTGTTTCTGTCAATCAGAAACATAAACTTTGCACGTAAATCAAACCTACCAGCCGCAGCCCGGCACGGGTAGAcggggctgggtggagaggaaggtggaaagcTCCCTGCCAGCTGCTGTCAGCGAGAGCGTCAGGCCTCGGCCCGTGCGATAGCCCGCTCCATGCCATCTGCTAGCCCGTGCACCGGGGAGCCCTTGCGGAGGGTGAGGAGCATGGGCTGACCACCGGGATGCCCGCAGAAAGCAGCGCTGGCCTGTGACGCGGGGGTGTCCTCGGTCTCGGCAAATACTGCTGCCCTGCAGCTTCCTTCTGGTGCTGGAGGTCTGTACCAGCTGAATGCTTGCAGCAGACAAATCCCTGCCATAAACTGCAAATGATCTTTAGTAGAGGCAATAAAAGTGAG contains:
- the PDZK1IP1 gene encoding PDZK1-interacting protein 1, producing the protein MPALRLVALWLLLALEPGSCQEARGNLQPWSQGVIAVVVFLVLVAIAFVVNKFWCKEKEESVEAVVSIGDKREDVLSNGHEGKYLTAAADFRSKESQHAYENTLEPEEKVVTTAM